In a genomic window of Gossypium arboreum isolate Shixiya-1 chromosome 9, ASM2569848v2, whole genome shotgun sequence:
- the LOC108456360 gene encoding 9-cis-epoxycarotenoid dioxygenase NCED6, chloroplastic, whose product MIFSSTMQPSLHFFTPKHQSLLQTQSQLFTCKFIVNPAKKTVPRNPLPLLSPPAQSRSSPHPEVVEPMVQRERSNVLVPQHPNYPVHLNRFQKLAAVALDKIETSVIMRLEKNHVLPKMVDPAVQISGNFAPVEECPVHHGLEVVGPIPACLRGVYVRNGANPMFAPSGGHHLFDGDGMIHAVSLGLGNKASYSCRYTRTSRLVQEARFGRCMFPKPIGELHGHLGLARLGLYMARACLGLVDGSHGTGVANAGLVYFNGRLLAMSEDDLPYHVKITGDADLETIGRFNFNDQIDCPLIAHPKLDPVTGDLHTLNYNVLKKPYLKYFRFDKFGRKSRDLRVDIDQATMIHDFAITENFVVIPDHQMVFKLSEMIQGGSPVVYNKNKTSRFGVLQQNDVVGSGIQWINVRNCFCFHLWNAWEEISDTGDKIIVVIGSCMNPPDSIFNESKDTFRSELSEFRMNLRTRQSTQRVIVPGMNLEAGQVNGQYLGQKTRFVYLAIADPWPKCSGIAKVDLQTGKVTKFMYGTWRYGGEPFFVPEKKQTCNRNGNEDEGYIMGFVRDEKKEMSEMVIVQGSSMEQVAAISLPSRVPYGFHGTFISQEELRRQVI is encoded by the coding sequence ATGATCTTCTCTTCCACCATGCAACCCTCACTTCACTTCTTTACCCCCAAACATCAATCTCTCCTTCAAACCCAATCCCAATTATTTACATGCAAGTTTATCGTCAATCCCGCCAAGAAAACCGTTCCTCGAAATCCGTTACCATTGCTATCACCGCCGGCGCAGTCACGATCATCTCCGCATCCCGAGGTTGTTGAACCTATGGTCCAACGAGAACGTAGTAATGTCTTGGTTCCACAACACCCGAACTATCCGGTTCATTTAAACCGGTTTCAAAAGCTAGCGGCGGTGGCTTTGGACAAAATTGAGACCTCCGTGATCATGCGACTTGAAAAAAATCATGTGTTGCCTAAAATGGTTGACCCGGCGGTTCAAATTTCAGGGAACTTTGCACCGGTTGAAGAGTGTCCGGTCCATCACGGGTTGGAAGTGGTCGGTCCGATTCCAGCTTGCTTACGCGGCGTATACGTCCGAAACGGTGCAAACCCTATGTTTGCACCCTCAGGTGGGCACCATTTGTTTGACGGTGATGGGATGATCCATGCCGTTAGCTTGGGGCTTGGAAATAAAGCTAGTTATAGTTGCAGGTATACTCGAACCAGCCGATTGGTTCAAGAAGCCCGGTTCGGTCGGTGCATGTTCCCCAAACCAATTGGTGAGCTGCATGGACACTTGGGTTTAGCTAGACTCGGTCTGTACATGGCTCGAGCCTGTTTAGGCTTAGTTGACGGTTCACACGGCACGGGTGTAGCAAATGCAGGGCTTGTTTATTTCAATGGTAGACTGTTAGCCATGTCCGAAGATGATCTTCCTTATCACGTTAAAATCACCGGCGACGCCGATCTTGAGACGATTGGACGGTTCAACTTCAATGATCAAATCGATTGCCCGTTGATCGCTCACCCAAAACTAGACCCAGTCACAGGTGATTTGCACACCCTGAATTACAACGTTCTAAAGAAACCTTACTTGAAATACTTCAGGTTCGATAAATTTGGAAGGAAGTCACGTGACTTGCGGGTGGACATCGACCAGGCAACAATGATTCACGACTTTGCCATAACCGAGAATTTCGTAGTAATCCCGGATCACCAAATGGTATTCAAGTTATCCGAAATGATTCAGGGCGGATCACCCGTTGTATACAACAAAAACAAGACATCCCGATTCGGTGTCTTGCAACAAAACGATGTTGTCGGGTCGGGGATCCAATGGATCAACGTACGGAATTGCTTCTGTTTCCATTTATGGAATGCATGGGAAGAAATATCCGACACCGGTGATAAAATCATAGTAGTAATCGGGTCCTGCATGAACCCGCCCGATTCCATTTTCAACGAATCAAAAGACACGTTCCGAAGTGAACTATCCGAATTCCGAATGAACTTAAGAACAAGACAGTCAACACAAAGGGTAATTGTACCAGGAATGAACCTGGAAGCGGGTCAAGTGAACGGACAATACCTGGGTCAAAAGACCCGGTTCGTGTATTTGGCAATAGCGGATCCATGGCCAAAGTGTTCGGGCATAGCAAAAGTAGATTTGCAGACAGGTAAAGTCACCAAGTTCATGTACGGAACATGGCGTTATGGGGGTGAACCATTTTTTGTGCCCGAAAAAAAACAAACGTGTAACAGAAACGGTAATGAAGATGAAGGATATATAATGGGATTCGTGAGAGATGAGAAGAAGGAAATGTCGGAGATGGTGATAGTGCAAGGTTCGAGCATGGAACAAGTGGCTGCTATAAGTTTGCCTAGTAGGGTTCCTTATGGGTTCCATGGCACCTTTATTAGTCAAGAAGAGCTACGTCGTCAAGTCATCTGA